In Rhodococcus qingshengii JCM 15477, the sequence AGCTGCGCGAGAAGAAGTTCATGAAGATTGTTTCGCTTGCCCCGGAGGTGCTGTGATGAAGGTGCACAAGGGTGACACCGTTCTGGTCATCGCCGGCAAGGACAAGGGCGCGAAGGGCAAGGTCATTCAGGCCTACCCCGCGACCGACAAGGTCCTCGTCGAAGGCGTGAACCGAATCAAGAAGCACACCGCGGTTTCCGCGAACGAGCGCGGAGCATCCTCCGGCGGCATCGTCACGCAGGAAGCCCCGATCCACGTTTCCAACGTTGCAGTCGTCGACTCGGACGGAAACCCCACCCGCGTGGGTTACCGCACCGACGAAGAGTCCGGCAAGCGCGTTCGGATTTCCCGGAAGAACGGGAAGGACATCTGACATGACCTCCACCGAAAACAAGGTCCAGCCGCGCCTCAAGGCACGCTACCGCGCTGAGATCAAGGACGCGCTCAACAGCGAGTTCGACTACTCGAACGTCATGCAGATCCCCGGCGTCGTCAAGGTTGTCGTCAACATGGGCGTCGGCGACGCTGCCCGTGACGCCAAGCTGATCAACGGCGCTGTCCATGACCTGTCGCTGATCACGGGCCAGAAGCCCGAGATCCGCAAGGCACGTAAGTCCATCGCGCAGTTCAAGCTCCGCGAAGGTATGCCCATCGGTGCACGCGTCACCCTCCGTGGTGACCGCATGTGGGAGTTCCTGGACCGCCTCGTGTCTGTCGCTCTGCCCCGTATCCGCGACTTCCGCGGTCTCTCGGGCAACCAGTTCGACGGCAACGGCAACTACACGTTCGGCCTCAACGAGCAGTCGATGTTCCACGAGATCGACGTGGACAAGATCGATCGCCCCCGCGGCATGGACATCACCGTCGTGACCACCGCAACCAACAACGAAGAAGGCCGTGCACTGCTCAAGCACCTCGGCTTCCCGTTCAAGGAGAACTGAGCGCATGGCTAAGAAGGCATTGGTCAACAAGGCCAACAAGAAGCCCAAGTTCGCGGTTCGCGCCTACACCCGCTGCCAGCGGTGCGGTCGCCCGCACTCGGTGTTCCGCAAGTTCGGCTTGTGCCGTATCTGCGTTCGCGAGATGGCTCACGCCGGCGAGCTTCCCGGAGTTCGCAAGAGCTCTTGGTGATCTGAGGCCCTCGGGCTTCGTCACACCACGCATGTGAATGGGCGTGGGTTCCTTTGGAACCCACGCCCATTCGTGGTTTTCATCGAGATGTGAATCGTGCCGATCCTGAAAAGAACTGCCCCGCTGCGACTCTGGTGGAAAGCGATCATCGTTCGTCGGTGTCGTTCTTCGGTGCCGAACGAGCAGTTCAGATTTCGGGGTGCGTCGATAGCTTCCCGATCGCATCCTTCGGGCGGCAGTGGGGGAGGCGACATGGGATCCCGGTGGACACTTGCGCCAAAGTTCCCTACACTAGAGCGGTTGCCGTGGCTGACGCATGCGTTCAGCTCGGTGCGGTAACTTACGCCGTCTGACACAAGTCGGACGGCCCAGCCGAATTGCTGGAGGCCCACGATCGGATTCGTCCGGTGTTGCATGGGAACCACAGCGAGAAAGGTGTCGAGGTCGACCTATGACCATGACTGACCCCATCGCAGACTTCTTGACGCGTCTGCGCAACGCCAACACGGCGTACCACGATGAGGTGAAGCTTCCCCACTCGAAGATCAAGGCGAACATCGCCGAGATCCTCAAGCGCGAGGGCTACATCTCCGATTTCCGTACCGAAGACGCAGAGGTCGGCAAGACCCTCATCGTCGATCTGAAGTACGGTCCCAGCCGCGAGCGTAGCCTCGCCGGCGTGCGTCGCGTTTCCAAGCCCGGTCTCCGGGTTTACGCGAAGTCCACCAACCTGCCCAAGGTCCTCGGAGGCCTCGGCGTGGCCATCATCTCCACGTCGTCCGGTCTGCTCACCGATCGCCAGGCGGCCAATCAAGGAGTAGGCGGGGAAGTCCTCGCCTACGTCTGGTAAGGGAGGCCACCACAATGTCGCGTATTGGAAAGATTCCGGTCACCGTCCCCGCGGGCGTTGACGTCACGATCAGCGGCCAGGATGTCACCGTCAAGGGTCCCAAGGGCACCCTCGCGCTGACCATCTCCGAGCCCATCGCAATCGAAAAGGCAGAGGACGGCTCGCTGAGCGTCACGCGCCCCGACGACGAGCGTCGTAGCCGCGCGCTGCACGGTCTGTCGCGGACCCTGGTTGCGAACATCATCACCGGTGTCACCGAGGGTTACACGAAGAAGATGGAGATCCACGGTGTTGGTTACCGTGTGGCACTGAAGGGCAAGGACCTCGAGTTCGCGCTCGGCTTCAGCCACCCGGTGCCGATCGAGGCTCCTGAAGGCATCACCTTCGTCGTCGAGTCGCCCACCCGGTTCTCGGTGTCCGGCATCGACAAGCAGAAGGTCGGGCAGATCTCGGCCAACATCCGTCGTCTCCGTCGTCCGGACCCGTACAAGGGTAAGGGCGTGCGTTACGAGGGTGAGCAGATCCGCCGCAAGGTCGGAAAGACGGGTAAGTGATATGAGCCAGACTGCAAACCAGAAAGCCAAGCGGATTCCGCTGGGCAAGGATGCGTCCACCAAGCGTCGTCTCTCGAAGACGCGTCGTCACTTCCGTCTCCGCAAGAAGGTCTCCGGCACGCCCGAGCGTCCCCGCTTGGTCGTCAACCGGTCCTCGCGCCACATCCACGTCCAGCTCGTGGACGACCTGGCCGGCCACACCCTGGCCTCCGCGTCGACCATCGAAGCAGACGTGCGCGTGGCAGAAGGCGACAAGAAGGCTGCGAGCGCGAAGGTCGGTCAGCTGATCGCCGAGCGCGCCAAGGCTGCCGGCGTGGAAGCAGTTGTCTTCGACCACGGCGGACACGGCTACCACGGTCGCATCGCGGCCCTGGCAGACGCGGCTCGCGAAGGCGGGTTGAAGTTCTGATGACCAACATTTTCAACGGAAGGACAGCCTGATGCCGGGACGTCAAAGGCGTGACGGCGGAAGCGGACCCGCCGGACAGAATGGCCCCAACAGCGGTGACAACAGCAACGCTCGTGGGGACAACCGTGGTGGCGGCCGTGACCGTCGCGACGGTGGCCGTGGCGGAAACGCTGCGGAGAAGTCACAGTTCATCGAGCGCGTTGTCACGATCAACCGCGTTTCCAAGGTCGTCAAGGGTGGTCGTCGCTTCAGCTTCACCGCTCTGGTGATCGTCGGAGACGGCAACGGACTGGTCGGCGTCGGCTACGGAAAGGCCAAGGAAGTTCCCGCGGCCATCCAGAAGGGTGTCGAGGAGGCTCGCAAGAGCTTCTTCCGCGTCCCGATGATCGCCAACACCATCACTCACCCCGTTCAGGGTGAGGCTGCTGCCGGCATCGTCATGCTTCGCCCGGCAAGCCCCGGTACCGGTGTTATCGCCGGTGGCGCTGTGCGCGCCGTGCTGGAGTGCGCTGGTATCGCGGACATCCTGTCGAAGTCGCTCGGTAGCGACAACGCCATCAACGTCGTGCATGCGACCGTTGCTGCGCTCAAGGGTCTGCAGCGTCCCGAGGAAGTTGCGGCTCGCCGCGGCCTCACCCTCGAAGAGGTTGCACCCGCCGGCATGCTTCGCGCTCGCGCACAGGCTGCTGGGAGTGTGAAGTAATGGCAGATCTCAAGGTCACTCAGATCAAGAGCATCATCGGGACCAAGCAGAACCAGAAGGATTCTCTGCGCACGCTGGGTCTCAAGGGCATCCGTCAGACCGTTGTTCGTGAGGACAACGCACAGAACCGCGGTCTGATCAACGTGGTGCGCCACCTCGTAACAGTTGAGGAGGTCTAACCATGACCATCAAACTGCACCACCTGCGCCCCGCTCCGGGATCCAAGTCCAACAAGATTCGTGTTGGACGCGGTGAGGGCGGCAAGCGTGGTAAGACCGCAGGTCGCGGTACCAAGGGCACCAAGGCACGTAACACCGTGCGCGTGGGCTTCGAGGGTGGACAGATGCCGCTTCACATGCGTCTGCCCAAGCTCAAGGGCTTCACGAACCCGTTCCGCGTCGAGTACCAGGTCGTCAATGTCGGCGACATCGCCCGTCTGTTCCCCGAAGGTGGAGCAATCACGGTCGAGGATCTCGTCGCCAAGGGCGCAGTCCGCAAGAACCAGCTCGTCAAGGTTCTGGGCGACGGCGAACTGACAGTTGCCGTTCAGGTGACCGTCGACAAGTTCACCGGTTCCGCCAAGGAAAAGATTGCTGCTGCCGGTGGTTCCGCCACCGAGCTGTGAGTGATCACGCGTAGCTAGTCCGATGGCCGCAGCGCAGCGTTTGCTGCGGTGCGGCCATCGGCGTCTACGAGGTCGTGTCACAGGTACGAGGTCGTGTCACAGATTGGTCGTGCATGCTCGGACGGGCCAGTATTCTGGTCACCGAGTGGCAAATGTATCTTCGGCTTACCCGGTTTTCGTGGTCTGCCCGCCTAGTTCCCAAATGCTCACTGTTAGAGTTCAAAAGTTCGACAGGTCAAAACGATCTGTCTCCCTACCGTCGTGCCAGGAGGATCTTTGCTTTCCGCCTTCGTCTCGGCCCTCAGGACCCCAGACCTGAGGCGGAAGATCCTCTTCACCCTCGGCTTGGTGGCTCTGTATCGGGTCGGCGCTCTCATCCCGTCCCCAGGTGTCGACTACGGCCGTGTGCGTCAGTGCATCGATATCGCCAACTCCGGTGACTCAGCAGGTATCTACTCGCTGATCAACCTGTTCTCCGGCGGCGCTCTGCTGCAGATGTCGATCTTTGCGATCGGCATCATGCCGTACATCACGGCGAGCATCATCGTGCAGCTCCTGACCGTGGTGATTCCGAAGTTCGAGGAACTTCGGAAAGAAGGCCAGTCCGGCCAGGCCAAGATGACGCAGTACACGCGTTACCTGTCCATTGCTCTGGCAATCCTGCAGTCGACCGGCATCGTCGCTCTTGCGGCACGCGGACAGTTGCTCCAGGGCTGTGACGACATCATCGCCGACAAGTCGATTTTCGGACTTGTCATCATCGTGCTGGTCATGACTGCCGGTGCTGCCATGGTCATGTGGTTCGGCGAGGTCATCACCGAACGTGGCGTCGGCAACGGTATGTCCCTCCTCATCTTCGCCGGTATCGCATCGCGTATCCCGAGCGAGGGCAAGGCAATCCTCGACAGCCGTGGTCCGCTGGTCTTCGCCTTCGTCTGCCTCGCAGCGCTGCTGATCATCGCCGGTGTCGTCTTCGTCGAGCAGGGTCAGCGTCGTATCCCGGTGCAGTACGCGAAGCGGATGGTCGGACGCAAGATGTACGGCGGATCCTCGACGTACCTGCCTCTGAAGGTGAACCAGGCCGGCGTCATCCCGGTGATCTTCGCGTCTTCACTGCTGTACCTCCCGAACTTGATTGCACAGCTGACTTCGGCCAGTACAGCGGTCGACCCCAGTTGGTGGCAGCGCCTCATCAACACCTACCTGGTGAATCCGGCCAACCCGGTGTACATCGCGATCTACTTCGGCCTGATCGTCTTCTTCACGTACTTCTACGTCGCCATCACCTTCAATCCCGAAGAGCGCGCCGACGAGATGAAGAAGTTCGGCGGCTTCATCCCCGGTATCCGACCCGGTCAGCCGACCGCGGACTACCTCAACTACGTGCTGAGTCGCATCACCCTTCCGGGTGCGATTTACCTCGGCACCATTGCTGTTCTGCCCAACCTGTTCCTCGACATCGGGAATGGCGGCGGCGCGCAGAACCTGCCGTTCGGTGGCACCGCGGTGCTGATCATGGTCAGCGTCGGCCTGGACACCGTGAAGCAGATCGAGAGTCAGCTAATGCAGCGTAACTATGAAGGGTTCCTCAAGTGAGACTTGTCCTCCTTGGTCCTCCCGGTGCCGGCAAGGGCACCCAGGCCGCTATCTTGTCCGAGAAGTTCGGCGTTCCCCATATCTCCACGGGTGATCTCTTCCGCGCGAACATCGGTCAGGCCACCGCTCTCGGTGTGGAAGCAAAGAAGTACATCGACGCCGGCGAACTCGTACCGAGCTCGATCACCAACGACATGGTGAAGGCTCGCGTCGCAGAACCGGACGCAGCAAACGGTTTCCTTCTCGACGGATTTCCGCGCTCGGTCGAACAGGCTCAGGCACTCGAGGGAATCTTGAAGGATCTCGACACCAAGCTCGACGGTGTCCTCTCCTTCGTCGTCGACGAGGACATCGTGGTCGAGCGTATGCTCGCCCGCGGTCGTGCAGACGACACCGAGGACGTCATTCGCAACCGACTCCGGGTCTACCGCGACGAGACGTCACCGCTGTTCGATTACTACAAGGACAGCATCGTCTCCGTCGACGCGATCGGCGAGGTCGAAGAGGTCAACGCTCGCGCACTGGCAGCGTTGGGTAAGTAATGGTCTTCGGGCGCAAACGCAAGGTTGTTCCGTTCCGCTCCGCGGGCGAACTCGACGCGATGGCTGCTGCCGGCGCGATCGTGGGTTCGGCTCTGGTGGCGGTTCGCGCTGCGGCGAAGCCCGGTGTCAGCACTTTGGAATTGAACGCGGTCGCTGAATCCGTCATTCGTGACGCCGGCGCCGTGCCCTCGTTCCTCGGGTACCACGGCTTCACCGGCTCGATCTGCTCTTCGGTCAACGATCGCGTCGTTCACGGAATCCCTTCAGCTCAGGACATCCTGGCTGAAGGCGACCTGGTTTCCATCGACTGTGGCGCGATCCTCGACGGATGGCACGGTGACTCCGCTTGGACGTTCGGTGTCGGTGAGATCAGCGTCGCCGATCAGGAGCTCAGCGAAGCCACTCGGCTTTCCATGGAAGCCGGGATCGCGGCAATGATCGCCGGCAACCGTCTGACGGATGTTTCGCACGCGATCGAGGTCGGTACTCATGCCGCCGAGAAGTTGCACGGTCGTTCCTACGGCATCGTCGACGGATACGGCGGACACGGAATCGGCCGGGAAATGCACATGGATCCGTTCCTCGCCAATGAAGGTGCCCCGGGTAAGGGTCCTGAACTGGTTGTCGGATCGTGCCTGGCGATTGAGCCGATGCTCACGCTCGGCACCACCGACACGGTGATTCTCGACGACGACTGGACCGTTGTGACGACCGACGGGTCCCGTGCGGCGCACTGGGAACACACTGTCGCAGTGACCGAAGACGGTCCGCGGATTCTGACACTCCGGCCGGAGTAGTCGACACAGTCGCTGACAAGTGTTGGCAGCGAGCATGATTCACGTTCGAGAAGTCCCAGCCTCATTTCGAGGCTGGGACTTTTTCGATGGGGGAGCGGTGTGCGTCGTCACCCTGACCGGAGGCGCATTTGGCCTGGTCGTTTACATCGCGTAACATGGCTAGGCGGTGCGCTATGCGCGTCGATAGTTCGTGTGCCTACGCCTGGATCGCTCCGGGATAGGCCTTTCGAACTGCCGACGATCTTTCCATTGCGTGCCAATGTAACGGAAGCCGATGCACGAAGCATGCCAAACCAAACGGATCGCGGAGGATATGGCTAAGAAAGACGGGGCCATCGAGGTCGAAGGACGAGTAGTCGAGCCGCTGCCCAATGCGATGTTCCGCATTGAGCTCGAGAATGGCCACAAGGTCCTCGCCCACATCAGCGGAAAGATGCGTCAGCACTACATTCGCATCCTCCCGGAAGATCGCGTTGTCGTAGAGCTC encodes:
- the secY gene encoding preprotein translocase subunit SecY encodes the protein MLSAFVSALRTPDLRRKILFTLGLVALYRVGALIPSPGVDYGRVRQCIDIANSGDSAGIYSLINLFSGGALLQMSIFAIGIMPYITASIIVQLLTVVIPKFEELRKEGQSGQAKMTQYTRYLSIALAILQSTGIVALAARGQLLQGCDDIIADKSIFGLVIIVLVMTAGAAMVMWFGEVITERGVGNGMSLLIFAGIASRIPSEGKAILDSRGPLVFAFVCLAALLIIAGVVFVEQGQRRIPVQYAKRMVGRKMYGGSSTYLPLKVNQAGVIPVIFASSLLYLPNLIAQLTSASTAVDPSWWQRLINTYLVNPANPVYIAIYFGLIVFFTYFYVAITFNPEERADEMKKFGGFIPGIRPGQPTADYLNYVLSRITLPGAIYLGTIAVLPNLFLDIGNGGGAQNLPFGGTAVLIMVSVGLDTVKQIESQLMQRNYEGFLK
- the rpsE gene encoding 30S ribosomal protein S5; its protein translation is MPGRQRRDGGSGPAGQNGPNSGDNSNARGDNRGGGRDRRDGGRGGNAAEKSQFIERVVTINRVSKVVKGGRRFSFTALVIVGDGNGLVGVGYGKAKEVPAAIQKGVEEARKSFFRVPMIANTITHPVQGEAAAGIVMLRPASPGTGVIAGGAVRAVLECAGIADILSKSLGSDNAINVVHATVAALKGLQRPEEVAARRGLTLEEVAPAGMLRARAQAAGSVK
- the map gene encoding type I methionyl aminopeptidase, producing MVFGRKRKVVPFRSAGELDAMAAAGAIVGSALVAVRAAAKPGVSTLELNAVAESVIRDAGAVPSFLGYHGFTGSICSSVNDRVVHGIPSAQDILAEGDLVSIDCGAILDGWHGDSAWTFGVGEISVADQELSEATRLSMEAGIAAMIAGNRLTDVSHAIEVGTHAAEKLHGRSYGIVDGYGGHGIGREMHMDPFLANEGAPGKGPELVVGSCLAIEPMLTLGTTDTVILDDDWTVVTTDGSRAAHWEHTVAVTEDGPRILTLRPE
- the rplR gene encoding 50S ribosomal protein L18; the protein is MSQTANQKAKRIPLGKDASTKRRLSKTRRHFRLRKKVSGTPERPRLVVNRSSRHIHVQLVDDLAGHTLASASTIEADVRVAEGDKKAASAKVGQLIAERAKAAGVEAVVFDHGGHGYHGRIAALADAAREGGLKF
- the infA gene encoding translation initiation factor IF-1, which encodes MAKKDGAIEVEGRVVEPLPNAMFRIELENGHKVLAHISGKMRQHYIRILPEDRVVVELSPYDLSRGRIVYRYK
- the rpmD gene encoding 50S ribosomal protein L30; this encodes MADLKVTQIKSIIGTKQNQKDSLRTLGLKGIRQTVVREDNAQNRGLINVVRHLVTVEEV
- the rplF gene encoding 50S ribosomal protein L6; translation: MSRIGKIPVTVPAGVDVTISGQDVTVKGPKGTLALTISEPIAIEKAEDGSLSVTRPDDERRSRALHGLSRTLVANIITGVTEGYTKKMEIHGVGYRVALKGKDLEFALGFSHPVPIEAPEGITFVVESPTRFSVSGIDKQKVGQISANIRRLRRPDPYKGKGVRYEGEQIRRKVGKTGK
- the rpsH gene encoding 30S ribosomal protein S8, whose product is MTMTDPIADFLTRLRNANTAYHDEVKLPHSKIKANIAEILKREGYISDFRTEDAEVGKTLIVDLKYGPSRERSLAGVRRVSKPGLRVYAKSTNLPKVLGGLGVAIISTSSGLLTDRQAANQGVGGEVLAYVW
- the rplO gene encoding 50S ribosomal protein L15 — translated: MTIKLHHLRPAPGSKSNKIRVGRGEGGKRGKTAGRGTKGTKARNTVRVGFEGGQMPLHMRLPKLKGFTNPFRVEYQVVNVGDIARLFPEGGAITVEDLVAKGAVRKNQLVKVLGDGELTVAVQVTVDKFTGSAKEKIAAAGGSATEL
- a CDS encoding adenylate kinase — translated: MRLVLLGPPGAGKGTQAAILSEKFGVPHISTGDLFRANIGQATALGVEAKKYIDAGELVPSSITNDMVKARVAEPDAANGFLLDGFPRSVEQAQALEGILKDLDTKLDGVLSFVVDEDIVVERMLARGRADDTEDVIRNRLRVYRDETSPLFDYYKDSIVSVDAIGEVEEVNARALAALGK
- the rplE gene encoding 50S ribosomal protein L5, whose amino-acid sequence is MTSTENKVQPRLKARYRAEIKDALNSEFDYSNVMQIPGVVKVVVNMGVGDAARDAKLINGAVHDLSLITGQKPEIRKARKSIAQFKLREGMPIGARVTLRGDRMWEFLDRLVSVALPRIRDFRGLSGNQFDGNGNYTFGLNEQSMFHEIDVDKIDRPRGMDITVVTTATNNEEGRALLKHLGFPFKEN
- the rplX gene encoding 50S ribosomal protein L24, whose protein sequence is MKVHKGDTVLVIAGKDKGAKGKVIQAYPATDKVLVEGVNRIKKHTAVSANERGASSGGIVTQEAPIHVSNVAVVDSDGNPTRVGYRTDEESGKRVRISRKNGKDI
- a CDS encoding type Z 30S ribosomal protein S14; amino-acid sequence: MAKKALVNKANKKPKFAVRAYTRCQRCGRPHSVFRKFGLCRICVREMAHAGELPGVRKSSW